From the Ascaphus truei isolate aAscTru1 chromosome 15, aAscTru1.hap1, whole genome shotgun sequence genome, one window contains:
- the LOC142466769 gene encoding uncharacterized protein LOC142466769, translated as MEMNMGKSLLSSTYAVENNAPEQKVQRQAPIIHPCQHCKVPFSSQDYLLKHLKFRHPNENMEKMKTEQSCKIPTNMTENTSLNQSRQLINNVTASHSKRYILAAATGTDLGESGKSLTSLSDENLQKTAQTVERPHVCGECGKGFSDLSSLNRHKSTHTGERPHICGECGKGFIRLSHLNLHMRTHTGERPHVCEECGKGFSRLSHLDTHKRTHTGERPYVCGECGKGFRDLSHLNTHKRTHTGERPYVCGVCGKGFSDLSCRIRHMRTHTMERPHVCGECGKGFRDLSRLDTHKSTHTGERPHVCGKCGKEFIQLSHLNLHNRTHTRERSHVCGECGKGFICLSHLNIHKRTHTGERPHVCGACGKGFSDLSTHVRHMRTHTGERPHVCGECGKGFSRLSNLNAHKWTHTRERPHVCGECGKGFCDLPSLNKHNWTHTTEKPHVCGACGKGYSTLSNLNTHKRTHTERPHVCGECGKGFSDLSSLNKHKWTHTRERPHVCGECGKGFPSLSSLNTHKMMHTGERPHVCEECGKGFRHLSHLATHKVTHTGERPHVCGECGKGYTDLSSLIRHKRTHTGEIPLSKAGHV; from the exons atggagatgaatatgggaaagagcttgtTATCAAGTACATACGCTGTGGAAAATAACGCGCCAGAACAAAaag tacaaagacaagctccaataatccacccatgccaACACTGTAAGGTTccttttagcagtcaggattacctcctcaaacatctgaaaTTCAGACACCCAAATGAGAATATGGAAAAGATGaagacagaacaatcttgcaagATTCCAACAAATATGACAGAAAATACATCTTTgaaccagtcaaggcaattaataaacaatgtaactgcttctcattccaaaagatatatattagcagctgccacaggaacagatcttggagaaagtgggaagagtctgacttCGTTATCAGACGAGAACCTTCAGAAGACAGCACAGACCgtggagagaccgcatgtatgtggggaatgtgggaagggatttagtgacttatccagcctgaacagacacaagagcacacacacaggggagagaccgcatatatgtggggaatgtgggaagggatttattcGGTTATCCCATTTGAACttacacatgaggacacacacaggggagagaccgcatgtatgtgaggaatgtgggaagggatttagtcggttatcacacctggacacacacaagagaacacacacaggagagagaccgtatgtatgtggggaatgtgggaagggatttagggacttatcccacctgaacacacacaagaggacacacacaggggagagaccgtatgtatgtggggtatgtgggaagggatttagtgacttatcctgCCGTATcagacacatgaggacacacacaatggagagaccgcatgtatgtggggaatgtgggaagggatttagggaCTTATCCAgactggacacacacaagagcacacacacaggggagagaccccaTGTATGTGGGAAATGTGGGAAGGAATTTAttcagttatcccacctgaacttacacaacaggacacacacaagagagagatcacatgtatgtggggaatgtgggaagggatttatttgcttatcacatctgaacatacacaagaggacacacacaggggagagaccgcatgtatgtggggcatgtgggaagggatttagtgacttatccaccCATGTcagacacatgaggacacacacaggggagagaccacatgtatgtggggaatgtgggaagggatttagtcggttatcaaATCTGAATGCACACAAGTGGACACACACAAGGGaaagaccacatgtatgtggggaatgtgggaagggattttgtGACTTACCCAGCCTGAACAAACACAATTGGACACACACAACGGagaaaccgcatgtatgtggggcaTGTGGGAAGGGATATAGTACATTATCAaatctgaacacacacaagagaacacacaccgagagaccgcatgtatgtggggaatgtgggaagggatttagtgacttatccagcctgaacaaacacaagtggacacacacaagagagagaccgcatgtatgtggggaatgtgggaagggatttccttccttatccagcctgaacacacacaagatgatgcatacaggggagagaccgcatgtatgtgaggaatgtgggaagggatttaggcaTTTATCCCACCTGGCCACACACaaggtgacacacacaggggagagaccgcatgtatgtggggaatgtgggaagggatataCTGACTTATCCAGCCTtatcagacacaagaggacacacacaggagagatacCTCTCTCTAAAGCTGGACATGTTTaa